AAGAAACATTATTCAAGAGAAGCTGGCTGGGGAGGGTTGTTAATGCTGGTAAATCCGTATAACATTGGTCTGATAAATCCGACAAAGCAAATAAGCCAGGTCAAGCAGCCTTTTGAAAAAATGACCGATGAAATTATAGAAGAACTGCTGCTAAAAAAACTGGATTTAATCTCCGGCGTACAGCAGGGTAAGTTTACCATATCTTCTGTAAAAACAGAAATAAGGGGACTGGTTGCTGAAAAGAATTTACGTCCGGAAAACCTTGATGAGTTTGTGGAGTCGGTTGTTAATAACCTGTTTGGCTATGACCTACTGCAGCCTTATATAGAAGATCCTGATGTTAGCGATATTCTTGGCAATAACCATAATACATTTTATATTAAGAAATTCGGAGTAAAGATACGTATACCAGTTGATTTTGGCAGTGAACAAAACTATCTTAAGTTTCTTTACAAGGTGGCTGCAATTTGTGGAGACAAGATTGACGAAAACATGAATGCTGAAGCTGTGTTTTCAGACAAAAAAAGGAATATGCGCATCGTAATATCACTTAAGCCTGTTAGTGCCAAGGCCCCTACTATAGCTATCCGAAAGCACACCCGTACTTACTCCCTGTGTGAACTGGCTGAAATGGGTATGCTGGACAGGGAGCAAAAGGACTTGCTGCATGAGGCAGTGCTTAAAAGAAAAAATATTATTATTGCAGGGAAGGGAGGTTCGGGAAAAAGCACGCTGCTTGGCGCATTAATTGCTCTGGTGCCTTACACTGAAAGGGGGTTACTCATTCAGGAGACTTTTGAAATCGAACCGGAACATCCCGATGTTGTCTGTAAGCTTGTCAGACTTTCGGATAACCCTTTTGTAAAGGACTACACCCTTTTTGACCTCACTAAGATAGGTCTGCTGATGAGTATGGACAGAATATTTATCGGAGAGTTGAAAGACCGGGAGGCCTTTGACTTTTTCAATGCGGTTTTTACAGGACATGAGGGAAGTATGGCCACTGTCCACGCTCCTTCAGCCGGGCAGGTGATAGAAAGGTTATTACAGCTTATGGCCAGAGCCAACACAAATGTTGCTTATGAAGAACTGAAAAAAATGCTGGCCGAGACCCTGGATATTGTTGTGTTTATGAAGGACTTTAAGATAAAAGAAGTTTTTAACCTTAAACAACAACGGAAAGGAAACGGGGAGGTATGCTAGAGGCGACGGGTATTATTTCGTTTGCACTGATTTTTTTTGTTGCCTACCAGTTTTCTCTTGAACTGGAACATAAGGAACGGTTAAAAGCAGTGCTTAGGAATAATTTTTTGGGCACGAAAGCCTTATACGATAGGCTTGCAGGTGAATACCTGAGGGAAAACAAGTTTTATATCAGTGTGTTAAAGTACCTGAACAGTATAATATTACGTTCAGGCATACGAAAGTATTTGCCCTGGTTAAACGCTGTGTGGCTTATGGTTTTTCTGCTTTTGGCTTTTCTGGTTGCTGCCTTGATCTTAAAAAACTTTGGTTCTATTGCTGCCGGCGCTTATGGCCTGACTTTTGCCCTGGCCCTGCTGGCCGTATTGTTTCTGATGGCAGCTATTAACAAACAGGCAGTACGAAAGATGTACCTGACTTTTTTAAATGTTTACACAGGGTTTATTAACGTTGAGAAGAATGAAATCAACGCTTTGGAGCAAACTGCACGGTATATGGAGGAACCTTTACGGTCAGTCATCAGGAGGTGGTGTTTCAGGTATAAAATCTCCAATTTGAGTATTGATGATTTTTTGGATGGGATTTTATCCGAGATTAGCGACAGGGAATTTAGAAAGTTTATTAAGTTTACCAGGATGAACCTGAAGTATGGGGGTGATTACCGGAAAGCTTTGGAGAAAATGAAAGAGCAGGGGGAGAGACTGGCAAGTATATACGCTTTGAAAAGTTCGGGTGCTGTTGTTGGAACAGGAGCCATCCTGTTTATGATTGTACTGGACTTGCTGCTGCTGTTTTCCCTGACAGGGGAACCGGAGACTATGCTATATCTGAAAAACTCCCTGAAAGGCCAGATGATGCTCGCTGCAAACGCAGGGGCTATTTTATTTTCCCTCTGGGTTATTTTCAACATTAACAGGGAATAGGGGGGATCTGAATAGGTGTATTGCTGATTTTACCGGTTTCTGTTTTGATTACTGTTGCCTTAATTCTTGTGGTAGAAGAAATACGCATTTACCGGCTGGCCAGAAGGTTAGGGATTAAAGGGTTTTTGGGACATGTTGATTCTTATATACGCACCCGGCCCAAACTGAATGTAAATGCCATTGAGCAAAAGATTAAAAAAGCCGGGACCCCTTTTAACATGACACCTGCTGCTTATTATATGGCGAAGGTGCTCCTGCCGGTATGTTTTACCTTCTATGCATTTTTTACCGGGCAGGGGCTTTATGTCCTGGTTTTGTTGATGGCGGCAGGTTTTTTTCTGCCGGACGCGCTGCTTTTTTCCAAAATACGAGACCGGAGAGAAATGTTCAGAAAAGAATTTCCCGAAACGCTCGATATAATCGAACTGGGAATAACAGCCGATGTGCCTCTGGAAGATATTTTTCTCCTGGCTGCTGACGCAGCGGAAGGGGCTGAGCTTAAAAAAGAGCTGCTAATGTTGTCAGCCAGGTATTTTGTTACAAAGAATAAGGAAGAGTGTTTGCAGCATTTTACTGAAAGCGTGGACATACCTGAAGCAAAAATATTGTCCATGGCCCTGCTGCAGGGTGAGAAAACAGGCAGGACCAGGGAAATCCTTTCTTCTGTCTCTTCCGGTATGTTTAATGCAGTTCAGGCAAAAGCAGGAAGGGGTGAGAAAAGCGTTGAGTACAAGATTTTATTTGCTGTTGTGGCCTTAATGGCAAGTTCTGTCATGCTTTATATGCAAGTTTATTTTTCAAACTTAGAAAGTGGGTTAAAAATATTATTTTAGT
This region of Zhaonella formicivorans genomic DNA includes:
- a CDS encoding type II secretion system F family protein; protein product: MLEATGIISFALIFFVAYQFSLELEHKERLKAVLRNNFLGTKALYDRLAGEYLRENKFYISVLKYLNSIILRSGIRKYLPWLNAVWLMVFLLLAFLVAALILKNFGSIAAGAYGLTFALALLAVLFLMAAINKQAVRKMYLTFLNVYTGFINVEKNEINALEQTARYMEEPLRSVIRRWCFRYKISNLSIDDFLDGILSEISDREFRKFIKFTRMNLKYGGDYRKALEKMKEQGERLASIYALKSSGAVVGTGAILFMIVLDLLLLFSLTGEPETMLYLKNSLKGQMMLAANAGAILFSLWVIFNINRE
- a CDS encoding ATPase, T2SS/T4P/T4SS family; protein product: MLVNPYNIGLINPTKQISQVKQPFEKMTDEIIEELLLKKLDLISGVQQGKFTISSVKTEIRGLVAEKNLRPENLDEFVESVVNNLFGYDLLQPYIEDPDVSDILGNNHNTFYIKKFGVKIRIPVDFGSEQNYLKFLYKVAAICGDKIDENMNAEAVFSDKKRNMRIVISLKPVSAKAPTIAIRKHTRTYSLCELAEMGMLDREQKDLLHEAVLKRKNIIIAGKGGSGKSTLLGALIALVPYTERGLLIQETFEIEPEHPDVVCKLVRLSDNPFVKDYTLFDLTKIGLLMSMDRIFIGELKDREAFDFFNAVFTGHEGSMATVHAPSAGQVIERLLQLMARANTNVAYEELKKMLAETLDIVVFMKDFKIKEVFNLKQQRKGNGEVC
- a CDS encoding type II secretion protein F, whose product is MLILPVSVLITVALILVVEEIRIYRLARRLGIKGFLGHVDSYIRTRPKLNVNAIEQKIKKAGTPFNMTPAAYYMAKVLLPVCFTFYAFFTGQGLYVLVLLMAAGFFLPDALLFSKIRDRREMFRKEFPETLDIIELGITADVPLEDIFLLAADAAEGAELKKELLMLSARYFVTKNKEECLQHFTESVDIPEAKILSMALLQGEKTGRTREILSSVSSGMFNAVQAKAGRGEKSVEYKILFAVVALMASSVMLYMQVYFSNLESGLKILF